From a single Theropithecus gelada isolate Dixy chromosome 8, Tgel_1.0, whole genome shotgun sequence genomic region:
- the LOC112630143 gene encoding 60S ribosomal protein L10-like → MAANSSFLGGVHGMFLIWVALRVLGDRPFKCMFMSLTLHYPQCRLQTGIPGAFGKPQGTVARVHIGQVIMFICTKLQNKEHMIEALCRAKFKFPGRQKIHISKKWGFTKFNVDECEDMVAEKQLIPDGCSVKYIPNHGPLDEWQVLHW, encoded by the coding sequence ATGGCTGCAAACAGCAGCTTTCTTGGTGGTGTACATGGCATGTTTCTTATATGGGTTGCTCTACGGGTCCTTGGAGACAGGCCTTTCAAATGTATGTTCATGTCTCTGACCTTGCACTACCCCCAATGTAGGCTCCAAACAGGCATTCCAGGTGCCTTTGGAAAGCCCCAGGGCACTGTGGCCAGGGTTCACATTGGCCAAGTTATCATGTTCATCTGCACCAAGCTGCAGAACAAGGAGCATATGATTGAAGCACTCTGCAGGGCCAAGTTCAAGTTCCCTGGCCGCCAGAAGATCCACATCTCCAAGAAGTGGGGCTTTACCAAGTTCAATGTGGATGAATGTGAAGACATGGTGGCTGAGAAGCAGCTCATCCCAGATGGCTGCAGTGTCAAGTACATCCCCAATCATGGCCCTCTGGACGAGTGGCAGGTCTTACACTGGTGA
- the RNF122 gene encoding RING finger protein 122 has protein sequence MHPFQWCNGCFCGLGLVSTNKSCSMPPISFQDLPLNIYMVIFGTGIFVFMLSLIFCCYFISKLRNQAQSERYGYKEVVLRGDAKKLQLYGQTCAVCLEDFKGKDELGVLPCQHAFHRKCLVKWLEVRCVCPMCNKPIAGPSEATQNIGILLDELV, from the exons GGTGTTTCTGTGGCCTGGGACTGGTTAGCACCAACAAGTCCTGCTCCATGCCACCCATCAGTTTCCAAGACCTTCCGCTCAACATCTATATGGTTATCTTCGGCACGGGCATTTTTGTCTTCATGCTCAGCCTTATCTTCTGCTGCTATTTTATCAG CAAACTCCGGAACCAGGCACAGAGTGAGCGATACGGATATAAGGAG gTGGTGCTTAGAGGTGATGCCAAGAAGTTACAATTGTATGGG CAGACCTGCGCAGTCTGTCTGGAAGACTTCAAAGGGAAGGATGAGTTAGGCGTGCTCCCGTGCCAACACGCCTTTCACCGGAA GTGTCTGGTGAAATGGCTGGAAGTTCGCTGTGTCTGCCCCATGTGTAACAAGCCCATTGCTGGGCCCTCAGAGGCCACGCAGAACATTGGGATTCTATTGGATGAACTGGTGTGA